One stretch of Dokdonia sp. Hel_I_53 DNA includes these proteins:
- the folP gene encoding dihydropteroate synthase, which yields MTINCLGKLVDLSTPSVMGILNLTPDSFYDGGSYQDLDKALVHTAKMLDEGATFIDVGAYSSRPGAQNISEEEEEKRLIPIVIELVKAFPDILISVDTFRASVAKKAIESGAALINDISAGQLDPNMMEIVGNLGAPYIMMHMRGTPQTMKSFTSYDDITKDVIHYFSERVALSRKHKINDLILDPGFGFAKDTSQNFELLKNLSLLKSFELPILTGLSRKSMIYKTLGVSPKEALNGTTALHMVALQNGTKILRAHDVKEAVECVNLFNVLK from the coding sequence TTGACAATTAATTGCCTAGGAAAACTTGTTGACCTTTCAACTCCCAGTGTTATGGGGATTCTTAACCTAACTCCAGATAGCTTTTACGATGGGGGCAGCTATCAAGATTTGGACAAAGCCTTGGTTCATACGGCAAAGATGCTTGATGAAGGAGCGACCTTTATAGATGTAGGAGCATATAGTTCGAGACCAGGTGCTCAAAATATATCAGAAGAAGAAGAAGAAAAGCGATTGATACCCATTGTAATAGAACTAGTAAAGGCTTTTCCTGACATTTTAATTTCTGTAGATACTTTTCGTGCAAGCGTAGCAAAAAAAGCTATTGAAAGTGGTGCCGCTCTAATTAACGATATAAGTGCGGGTCAACTAGATCCAAATATGATGGAAATCGTAGGTAACCTTGGCGCCCCCTATATTATGATGCATATGCGTGGTACTCCACAAACAATGAAATCTTTCACTAGTTATGATGATATCACAAAAGACGTAATACACTATTTTTCTGAACGTGTTGCGCTTTCGCGAAAGCATAAAATAAATGATCTCATTTTAGATCCAGGTTTTGGATTTGCAAAAGACACAAGTCAAAACTTTGAGTTGCTTAAAAATTTAAGCTTATTAAAAAGTTTTGAGTTACCAATTTTAACTGGTCTTTCAAGGAAATCTATGATTTACAAGACTTTAGGTGTCTCTCCAAAAGAAGCTCTAAATGGAACGACAGCGTTGCATATGGTTGCCTTGCAAAACGGCACTAAGATTTTAAGAGCACATGATGTAAAAGAGGCTGTAGAGTGTGTAAACCTTTTTAATGTTCTTAAATGA
- a CDS encoding cytochrome c peroxidase: protein MTTKVLQYFILGLFGFFSILSCDQKENYSVQIVPDWDGARAIYLSEIKKTIKGIDSLATIDAQDPNAKAIFKNTRIAFKKAEPYASYLNPPVGHRVNGPALPIYKEDNGKTLHPVGFQKIEESIYDGGTQNSQYQGELKTTKGLLLNLQKNIEKRALNPQRYFIATHQQLFRIMSFSITGFDTPVSHLGILESGISLENLRDTYNISLKEIIESKDPDLSKTFLQQIQQAVSYIKEQSDFATFDRYTFIQQHFTPITKSWLRIRQASNLWSPVTNQPFNYNAPTFFQTDAYNASYFMPNTNQNQTPAQIALGKKLFNDVKLSANETMSCATCHIPEKGYADARKVSISNKGQLLKRNTPTLLNTIFQQNFFWDGRSSTIIDQVSSVFLNKDEFNSGVHQFSNKILGDPAYQDLFTEAYGGISTRNTDVIKAISSYVATLNGFNSKFDKNMRDDERSFTRIEKKGLNLFMGKALCATCHFVPLTNGTVPPFFSETEREVIGVPATSANEELDDDLGYYPTFEEEKHRGMFKTPTVRNASLTAPYMHNGVYSTLDEVLDFYNKGGGAGLGFDLPHQTLPFDELELSQEEIEALIAFLKTLDDTNVENNS from the coding sequence ATGACTACTAAAGTACTTCAATATTTCATATTAGGCCTTTTTGGTTTTTTTTCCATTTTAAGTTGCGATCAAAAAGAAAATTACAGCGTTCAAATTGTACCCGACTGGGATGGTGCTAGAGCTATTTATTTATCCGAAATAAAAAAAACCATTAAAGGCATCGACTCTCTGGCTACCATAGACGCACAAGACCCTAATGCAAAAGCTATATTTAAAAATACGCGTATAGCATTTAAAAAGGCAGAACCCTATGCTTCTTACCTTAATCCACCTGTGGGTCATCGTGTAAATGGTCCAGCACTACCCATTTATAAGGAAGATAATGGAAAGACACTACACCCTGTTGGTTTTCAAAAAATTGAAGAGAGTATCTATGATGGAGGTACCCAAAATAGTCAATACCAAGGCGAACTTAAAACGACCAAAGGCTTATTACTTAATTTGCAAAAAAACATAGAAAAGAGAGCGCTCAATCCTCAAAGGTATTTTATAGCAACCCACCAGCAACTTTTTAGGATCATGAGTTTTAGTATCACAGGGTTTGACACACCTGTAAGTCATTTAGGAATACTAGAAAGTGGTATTTCCTTGGAAAATTTAAGAGACACCTATAATATAAGCTTAAAGGAAATTATTGAATCAAAAGATCCTGACTTAAGTAAAACTTTCTTGCAACAAATCCAGCAAGCCGTAAGTTATATAAAAGAACAAAGCGATTTTGCAACCTTCGATAGGTACACCTTTATACAACAACACTTTACGCCAATAACTAAATCTTGGTTACGTATACGTCAAGCCAGTAATTTGTGGTCTCCCGTTACAAATCAACCTTTTAATTATAACGCGCCAACTTTCTTCCAAACGGATGCTTACAATGCATCTTATTTTATGCCCAATACAAATCAAAATCAAACCCCGGCACAAATTGCTCTTGGAAAAAAATTATTTAATGATGTAAAATTATCTGCTAATGAAACTATGTCGTGTGCTACTTGCCACATTCCAGAAAAAGGCTATGCAGATGCTCGCAAAGTAAGCATAAGTAATAAGGGTCAACTACTTAAACGTAACACTCCTACGTTACTAAACACTATCTTTCAGCAAAATTTCTTTTGGGATGGTAGATCCAGTACAATCATTGATCAAGTATCCTCTGTATTTTTAAATAAGGATGAGTTTAACTCTGGTGTACATCAATTTTCTAATAAAATACTAGGAGACCCTGCCTATCAGGATTTATTCACTGAGGCTTACGGTGGTATTTCCACAAGAAATACAGATGTTATCAAAGCTATTTCTAGTTATGTAGCCACGCTAAATGGTTTTAACTCGAAATTTGATAAGAATATGAGGGATGACGAGCGTAGTTTTACAAGAATAGAAAAAAAAGGATTGAATTTATTTATGGGCAAAGCATTATGTGCTACCTGTCATTTTGTGCCGCTTACAAATGGTACGGTACCTCCATTTTTTTCAGAAACAGAACGGGAAGTTATCGGAGTCCCTGCAACCTCAGCAAATGAGGAGCTTGATGACGATTTGGGATACTACCCTACATTTGAAGAAGAAAAACATAGAGGAATGTTTAAAACTCCTACCGTAAGAAATGCCTCTCTTACAGCACCGTACATGCATAATGGAGTATATAGTACCCTAGATGAAGTGCTCGATTTTTACAATAAAGGAGGAGGTGCTGGATTAGGTTTTGATCTTCCACACCAAACGTTACCATTTGACGAACTTGAGCTTAGTCAAGAAGAAATTGAAGCTCTCATCGCCTTTCTAAAAACTTTAGACGACACAAATGTTGAAAACAATAGCTAG
- a CDS encoding PhoX family protein has protein sequence MKTVNLICKRILMVFAVGTFLLSCEDGKDGIDGMDGIDGVDGEDGQDGLDGEDGEDFEMGTTMFSDKSSTPPLIAMSSQFNYVEAYSLISTPDVIGNDFQLAGSADGAGFLKDGDDYIFVTNCEDSYAVARVRLDENLIPIAGDYLLNSGVADFARQCSATMWEASVHGGSEDIFLSASESINYDVKAIDPRVTTPTPQADFGLDALGEFSWENATPLPKDAYSGSTVIIGGDDDSSGSEGQVSMYYSTAGDADFTGGSIYVLRFKEIADGQGGKQDVAAATTYNEGSLDFQTSYAVEFVEIPNGSSLTKNEMEDACTAVNASQFMRVEDVDYQKGSDANGRNVFFAVTGRGPGRGTYNDWGTVYKLELDSSNPLEGNLTQIISGNTNTNNQDGNLADLQSPDNICVTENFVYVQEDPNSFDRGHAAYIYQSDLSGTNIQQVLELVVRQDLAQDNSTGLSGEFGALIDISDKVGVPNTFILNIQPHYWKDDSFASLDGHTNTSREDNQASQVVLLKGLPR, from the coding sequence ATGAAAACAGTAAATTTAATTTGCAAAAGAATACTTATGGTATTTGCAGTAGGAACCTTTCTATTAAGTTGTGAGGATGGAAAAGACGGAATTGACGGTATGGATGGGATCGACGGTGTTGATGGAGAAGATGGTCAAGACGGACTCGATGGCGAAGATGGAGAAGATTTTGAAATGGGAACAACTATGTTTTCTGATAAATCATCTACGCCGCCACTTATTGCAATGTCCTCACAATTTAATTATGTAGAGGCATATTCTCTTATATCTACTCCTGATGTAATAGGTAATGATTTTCAACTAGCAGGATCTGCCGATGGTGCAGGATTTTTAAAAGATGGCGACGACTACATATTTGTTACAAACTGTGAAGATAGTTATGCAGTAGCTCGTGTACGCTTAGACGAAAATCTTATCCCTATCGCGGGAGATTATTTATTGAACTCTGGTGTAGCAGATTTTGCAAGACAATGTTCTGCAACTATGTGGGAAGCTTCTGTTCATGGTGGTTCTGAAGATATTTTCTTATCTGCTTCAGAAAGCATTAATTACGATGTGAAAGCTATAGACCCTAGAGTAACTACTCCTACACCACAAGCAGATTTTGGATTAGATGCATTGGGTGAATTTTCTTGGGAAAACGCTACTCCATTACCTAAAGATGCTTATAGTGGAAGTACAGTTATTATAGGTGGAGACGACGATTCTAGTGGGTCAGAAGGGCAAGTTTCTATGTATTACTCTACAGCGGGTGATGCAGATTTTACAGGTGGTTCTATCTATGTATTGCGTTTTAAAGAAATAGCAGATGGACAAGGTGGTAAGCAAGACGTTGCTGCCGCAACTACTTACAACGAGGGGTCTTTAGATTTTCAAACTTCGTATGCTGTAGAATTTGTTGAAATTCCTAATGGAAGCTCACTTACTAAAAATGAAATGGAAGATGCGTGTACCGCTGTAAATGCTTCTCAGTTTATGCGTGTAGAAGACGTAGATTATCAAAAAGGAAGTGATGCAAATGGTAGAAATGTATTTTTTGCAGTGACTGGTAGAGGTCCTGGACGTGGTACATATAATGATTGGGGGACGGTTTATAAACTTGAACTCGATTCTTCTAATCCACTAGAAGGAAATCTTACACAAATCATAAGTGGAAATACAAACACGAATAATCAGGATGGAAATCTAGCAGATCTTCAAAGTCCAGACAATATATGTGTTACTGAAAACTTTGTGTATGTACAGGAAGATCCAAACTCTTTTGATAGAGGACATGCAGCTTACATCTATCAATCTGACCTCTCTGGAACAAATATTCAGCAAGTTTTAGAGCTCGTGGTACGCCAGGATTTAGCGCAAGACAATAGTACTGGATTGAGTGGAGAATTTGGAGCGCTTATTGACATTTCTGACAAAGTAGGAGTTCCTAACACTTTCATATTGAATATACAGCCTCACTATTGGAAAGATGACAGTTTTGCATCACTTGACGGTCATACAAATACAAGTAGAGAAGATAACCAAGCTTCTCAAGTAGTACTTCTTAAAGGGTTACCTCGTTAA
- a CDS encoding TldD/PmbA family protein, with amino-acid sequence MKRRNFVQMAGMGAGALMVPSMLLGNSIPTEALLEPGMDTLVKKQLADVALNTAKSLGATYADARIGRYLNQYVFTREEKVQNVVNTESFGIGVRVIANGTWGFASTNDVTDSGIKKATQEAVAIAKANSKFQKEPVVLAPVDSYGEVSWKTPLKKDFKDVPVSEKVDLLLTANAAAMNNGASYVNSALFMVNEQKYFASTEGSYIDQDVHRIWPTFGVTAIGDGKFKTRQAMSAPMGMGYEYLDGLESEKLEGPAGLKLYRNSYDIIEDATTAAKQAKEMLTAKSVDAGKYDLVLEPNHLGLTIHESVGHPTELDRVLGYEANYAGTSFATIDKWKSGDFKYGSDIVNIVADKVQQGSLGAVGWDDEGVKTKQWDIIRDGVLVNYQAIRDQVKMIDQNESHGCCYAQSWNDVQFQRMPNISLEAGKEPYSISEMIKDVEKGIYIAGRGSYSIDQQRYNFQFGGTVFYEIKDGKIVGMLNDVAYQSNTQEFWNSCAKICDQSDYRLFGSFFDGKGQPSQVSAVSHGSATTRFNDINVINTGRNV; translated from the coding sequence ATGAAAAGAAGAAATTTTGTTCAGATGGCAGGTATGGGCGCTGGAGCCCTTATGGTACCTTCCATGCTGCTAGGTAATTCAATTCCCACGGAGGCACTTTTAGAGCCAGGAATGGATACACTAGTTAAAAAACAACTTGCAGATGTAGCCCTAAATACAGCAAAAAGCTTAGGTGCAACGTACGCAGATGCTCGTATAGGAAGATATTTAAATCAATATGTATTTACGCGTGAAGAGAAAGTGCAAAATGTTGTGAATACAGAATCATTTGGTATTGGCGTTCGTGTGATTGCAAATGGAACTTGGGGTTTTGCTTCAACAAATGATGTAACAGATAGTGGTATCAAAAAAGCGACACAAGAGGCGGTTGCCATCGCAAAAGCAAATTCAAAATTTCAGAAAGAACCTGTGGTGCTGGCGCCGGTAGATTCTTACGGTGAAGTGTCTTGGAAAACTCCTTTGAAAAAAGATTTTAAAGACGTTCCAGTATCAGAAAAGGTAGATTTACTACTTACTGCAAATGCAGCGGCCATGAATAATGGTGCGAGCTATGTAAACTCTGCTCTATTTATGGTAAATGAGCAGAAATATTTTGCCTCTACAGAAGGGTCATACATAGATCAAGATGTACACCGTATCTGGCCTACGTTTGGGGTGACTGCAATAGGTGATGGTAAATTTAAAACTCGTCAGGCAATGAGCGCACCTATGGGAATGGGCTATGAGTACTTAGATGGTTTAGAATCTGAAAAACTGGAAGGACCAGCAGGTCTTAAGTTATACAGAAATAGTTACGATATCATAGAAGATGCTACTACCGCAGCAAAGCAAGCTAAAGAGATGCTCACAGCAAAATCTGTAGATGCAGGTAAGTATGATCTTGTTTTAGAACCTAATCATCTTGGATTAACCATCCATGAGTCTGTAGGACACCCCACAGAATTAGATCGTGTTCTTGGTTATGAGGCAAACTATGCAGGTACAAGTTTTGCAACTATTGATAAATGGAAATCTGGCGACTTTAAGTACGGTAGTGATATAGTAAATATAGTTGCAGATAAGGTACAGCAAGGTTCTCTAGGGGCTGTAGGATGGGATGACGAAGGAGTTAAAACCAAGCAATGGGATATTATTCGTGATGGAGTATTGGTAAATTACCAAGCTATACGCGATCAAGTGAAAATGATAGATCAGAACGAGTCACACGGATGCTGCTACGCGCAAAGCTGGAACGATGTGCAATTCCAACGTATGCCTAACATCTCGCTAGAAGCAGGAAAAGAACCTTATTCTATAAGTGAGATGATAAAAGATGTAGAGAAGGGAATCTATATTGCCGGTCGTGGATCATATTCTATAGATCAACAACGCTACAACTTCCAGTTTGGTGGGACTGTATTCTATGAGATAAAAGACGGTAAGATCGTAGGAATGCTTAATGATGTAGCGTATCAATCAAATACTCAAGAATTTTGGAATTCTTGCGCAAAAATATGTGATCAAAGTGACTATAGACTTTTTGGATCCTTCTTTGATGGTAAGGGGCAGCCTTCTCAAGTAAGCGCAGTGTCACATGGTAGTGCGACTACGCGTTTTAACGATATAAATGTCATCAATACAGGCCGTAACGTCTAG
- a CDS encoding acyl-CoA carboxylase subunit beta has protein sequence MDLKFNKNEDHNKLLLSDMRQRLAQVKLGGGQKRIDKHHEKGKMTARERVNYLVDNPDKCIEIAAFAGDGMYEDHGGCPSGGVVIKIGHVSGKQCVIVANDATVKAGAWFPITGKKNLRAQEIAMENKLPIIYLVDSAGVYLPMQDEIFPDKEHFGRIFRNNAVMSSMGITQISAVMGSCVAGGAYLPIMSDEALIVDKTGSIFLAGSYLVKAAIGESIDNETLGGATTHCEISGVTDYKSKDDKDALDTIKKLMGKIGDYTKAGYNRIESAKPAKDPEELFGILPASRADQYDMRDIIDRLVDNSEFDEYKEGYGQTILTGYARINGWAVGIVANQRKLVKTKKGEMQFGGVIYSDSADKATRFIANCNQKKIPLVFLQDVTGFMVGSKSEHGGIIKDGAKMVNAVSNSVVPKFTIVIGNSYGAGNYAMCGKAYDPRLIVAWPSAELAVMSGNSAAKVLLQIETASLKKKGKEITPEVEKALFEKIKSKYDDQVSPYYAASRIWTDGIIDPRDTRKWISMGIEAADHAPIEKPFNLGIIQV, from the coding sequence ATGGATTTAAAATTTAATAAAAACGAAGATCATAACAAATTGTTACTCTCTGACATGCGTCAGCGTCTTGCCCAAGTTAAATTAGGAGGTGGACAAAAGAGAATAGATAAGCATCACGAGAAAGGTAAAATGACCGCACGTGAGCGTGTTAATTATCTTGTAGATAATCCAGATAAGTGTATAGAAATCGCTGCATTTGCTGGAGATGGAATGTATGAAGATCATGGTGGATGTCCATCTGGTGGTGTGGTCATTAAAATAGGACATGTATCTGGTAAGCAATGTGTTATTGTTGCGAATGATGCTACCGTAAAAGCTGGGGCTTGGTTTCCTATAACTGGTAAAAAGAACCTAAGAGCGCAAGAAATTGCAATGGAAAATAAATTACCTATAATCTACTTAGTTGATAGTGCCGGTGTGTATTTACCTATGCAAGATGAAATCTTTCCAGACAAGGAACATTTTGGCCGTATTTTTAGAAATAACGCAGTGATGAGCAGTATGGGAATTACTCAAATTTCTGCAGTCATGGGAAGCTGTGTTGCAGGAGGTGCTTATTTGCCTATCATGAGTGACGAAGCACTTATTGTTGACAAAACAGGTAGTATTTTCTTAGCTGGAAGTTATCTTGTAAAAGCGGCTATTGGTGAATCTATTGATAATGAGACCCTAGGTGGTGCTACAACACACTGTGAGATTTCTGGGGTTACAGATTATAAGTCTAAAGATGACAAAGACGCTCTTGATACCATCAAAAAATTGATGGGAAAGATCGGCGATTATACAAAAGCGGGTTATAATCGTATTGAATCTGCAAAACCTGCAAAAGACCCAGAAGAACTTTTTGGTATTTTACCTGCATCTCGTGCAGACCAATATGATATGCGAGATATCATAGACAGATTGGTAGATAACTCTGAATTTGATGAATATAAGGAAGGATACGGTCAGACAATACTAACTGGATATGCTAGAATAAATGGTTGGGCAGTAGGAATTGTGGCAAACCAACGTAAACTCGTAAAAACAAAAAAAGGTGAAATGCAGTTTGGGGGAGTTATTTATTCTGATAGCGCAGATAAGGCAACACGATTTATAGCTAATTGTAACCAGAAAAAAATACCGCTGGTGTTTTTACAAGATGTGACTGGATTTATGGTGGGTAGTAAAAGCGAGCACGGAGGTATAATTAAAGACGGTGCTAAAATGGTAAATGCTGTTTCAAATTCTGTGGTTCCAAAATTTACAATTGTAATAGGGAATTCTTACGGGGCTGGAAATTATGCGATGTGTGGTAAAGCTTATGACCCTAGGTTAATAGTTGCCTGGCCTAGTGCAGAGCTAGCCGTAATGTCTGGAAATAGTGCAGCAAAAGTGCTATTGCAAATAGAAACTGCCTCTTTAAAGAAAAAAGGAAAGGAAATTACTCCAGAGGTGGAAAAAGCTTTATTTGAAAAAATTAAATCTAAGTATGACGATCAAGTTTCTCCATACTATGCAGCCTCACGCATTTGGACAGATGGAATCATAGACCCACGAGATACGCGCAAATGGATCTCAATGGGAATTGAAGCTGCAGATCATGCACCTATCGAAAAGCCATTTAATCTTGGGATAATACAAGTTTAA
- a CDS encoding Na(+)-translocating NADH-quinone reductase subunit F has translation MTKRASNALEKLYTAFYEGRLHPACCTACAVGNICDASDVWKHFTDAHGSQKLTYVGSVNETFKKRINGYLPSELLAIEATFLRGCGYDLPIRRGSFKPTHPQSEEVLFNGLRAVVHHICELDGISDVMAISDSFLERLLSVCDKRSIKPSVSIS, from the coding sequence ATGACGAAGAGAGCCTCAAATGCCTTAGAAAAACTATACACAGCCTTTTATGAAGGGCGGCTACACCCAGCGTGTTGTACCGCTTGTGCTGTGGGTAACATATGTGACGCTAGTGATGTTTGGAAACATTTTACAGATGCTCATGGGTCTCAAAAACTTACCTATGTGGGAAGTGTAAATGAAACTTTTAAAAAACGCATAAATGGCTATTTGCCTAGTGAATTGTTAGCCATTGAAGCTACTTTTCTTAGAGGCTGTGGGTATGATCTTCCAATTAGAAGGGGCAGTTTTAAACCAACACATCCTCAATCTGAAGAAGTATTATTTAATGGCTTAAGAGCTGTAGTTCACCATATATGTGAGCTAGATGGGATTTCAGATGTAATGGCAATTTCAGATTCTTTTTTAGAAAGGTTGCTCTCTGTTTGTGATAAACGCTCTATTAAACCTTCTGTTTCTATTAGTTAA
- a CDS encoding peroxiredoxin, whose translation MSDLKLGAIAPDFTAQTTEGEINFHSWLGEQWGILFSHPADYTPVCTTELGMAAKYKGEFDKRNVRMIALSVDGVASHLDWIKDINETQQTTINFPIIADEDRKVAELYDMIHPEADDKLTIRSVFIVGPDKKIKLVLSYPASTGRNFDELLRVIDSLQLTAYRKLATPANWKHGDDCVISPSVKNEEIAELFPKGHTEIKPYLRMTPMPE comes from the coding sequence ATGAGTGATTTAAAACTAGGAGCAATAGCACCAGATTTTACAGCCCAAACCACCGAAGGAGAAATTAATTTTCACAGTTGGCTAGGAGAGCAGTGGGGAATTCTTTTTTCTCACCCTGCAGATTATACTCCTGTGTGCACCACTGAGTTGGGTATGGCGGCAAAATATAAAGGGGAATTTGATAAACGTAATGTAAGAATGATAGCCCTAAGTGTAGACGGAGTTGCGTCACACTTAGACTGGATAAAGGATATCAATGAAACTCAACAGACTACTATAAACTTTCCTATTATAGCAGATGAAGATAGGAAGGTTGCAGAGCTGTACGACATGATTCACCCAGAGGCAGATGATAAACTTACCATAAGATCAGTTTTTATTGTAGGACCAGATAAGAAAATTAAATTAGTATTATCATATCCAGCATCTACCGGACGTAATTTTGATGAATTACTCCGTGTAATTGATTCCTTACAATTAACTGCATATCGTAAACTGGCTACTCCAGCAAACTGGAAACATGGTGATGATTGTGTAATATCTCCATCTGTCAAGAATGAAGAGATAGCAGAATTATTTCCAAAAGGTCATACTGAAATAAAACCTTATTTACGCATGACACCCATGCCAGAATAA
- a CDS encoding TldD/PmbA family protein translates to MGIFSKEEARKILEKAMSFSTADACVINLSGSDSGNIRYARNTVSTSGSQSNQSMAVNASFGKKSGTATIDEFDDASLEKVVRRAEELAKLSPENPEFMEPLGPQSYDESKTYVEATANITPEYRAEVANSSISPAVANDVTAAGFLDGGAGFSAMMNSNGLFAYNKSTNVEFTVTMRTNDGTGSGWVTRDYNDITKFDAAEASKVAIDKAVMSREAKAIEPGKYTVILEPSAGLGLLQGLGRSIDARSADEGRSFMSKEGGTKLGEKIVDERVNLWSDPLNEEVPAATWDGEGQPLKKTTWIENGVVKNLAYGRYWAKQKGVDPVPFPSNFIMGGGDASLEDLIKSTKKGILVTRLWYIRSVDPQTLLYTGLTRDGTFYIENGKIKYPVKNFRFNESPIIMLNNLETLGKQVRVDGSLIPYMKIRDFTFTSLSDAV, encoded by the coding sequence ATGGGAATATTTTCAAAAGAAGAGGCTAGAAAGATATTAGAAAAAGCAATGAGCTTTTCTACTGCTGATGCCTGTGTTATAAATTTAAGCGGGAGCGATAGCGGTAATATACGCTATGCTCGTAATACTGTATCCACATCGGGATCACAGTCTAATCAAAGCATGGCCGTAAACGCAAGTTTTGGTAAAAAGTCTGGTACTGCTACTATTGATGAATTTGATGATGCCTCACTGGAAAAGGTAGTGCGTCGGGCAGAGGAGCTAGCAAAGCTTTCACCAGAGAATCCAGAATTTATGGAACCACTAGGACCACAATCCTATGATGAGTCTAAAACGTACGTAGAAGCCACAGCAAACATCACCCCAGAATATAGAGCTGAGGTGGCAAATAGCAGTATCTCTCCAGCCGTTGCAAATGATGTTACTGCAGCAGGCTTTTTGGATGGTGGAGCAGGATTTAGTGCAATGATGAATTCAAATGGTTTATTTGCATATAATAAATCTACTAATGTAGAATTTACCGTGACGATGCGTACAAATGATGGTACTGGTTCTGGATGGGTAACAAGAGACTATAACGACATTACAAAGTTTGACGCTGCCGAAGCATCAAAGGTCGCCATCGATAAAGCGGTAATGTCTCGTGAAGCAAAAGCGATAGAGCCTGGAAAATACACTGTAATTTTAGAGCCCTCTGCTGGTTTAGGACTCTTGCAGGGATTAGGTAGGTCTATAGATGCTCGATCTGCAGATGAAGGTCGTAGCTTTATGTCAAAAGAAGGTGGAACTAAGTTAGGAGAAAAAATTGTAGATGAACGTGTGAACTTATGGTCAGACCCACTCAACGAGGAAGTACCTGCGGCAACATGGGATGGAGAGGGACAACCGCTTAAGAAAACAACTTGGATTGAAAATGGTGTAGTTAAAAACCTTGCCTATGGACGTTATTGGGCAAAGCAAAAAGGAGTAGATCCAGTACCATTTCCAAGTAATTTTATCATGGGCGGAGGTGATGCCTCGCTAGAAGATTTAATTAAAAGTACTAAGAAAGGAATATTAGTTACGCGACTATGGTACATACGTTCAGTAGATCCTCAAACATTACTCTATACGGGACTTACACGTGATGGGACGTTTTATATTGAGAATGGAAAAATTAAGTACCCGGTAAAGAACTTCCGCTTTAACGAGAGTCCTATTATTATGCTTAATAATTTAGAGACATTAGGAAAGCAAGTACGTGTAGACGGAAGTCTCATTCCATATATGAAAATACGTGACTTTACCTTTACAAGTCTTTCAGACGCTGTTTAA
- a CDS encoding DUF4159 domain-containing protein translates to MNKFFFTRLQYESGDWDVDQRMPSNLLNSLVEYTTLPIDTQENIIPLASDDIFKCPFCYISGHKLVQFTEKEKENFKKYVENGGFVFADDCNHDIDGLFAKSFERQMDEIFGTEALKKISNNHEIYSAFFEFEDGPPTTSQELNGWGDDLVHDYLKAIIIKDRIGVLYSNKDYGCEWDYDFRNKRWYKIDNTKFGVNIVMYALTS, encoded by the coding sequence ATGAATAAGTTTTTCTTCACACGCTTGCAGTATGAGTCTGGAGATTGGGATGTAGACCAGCGTATGCCGTCTAATTTGCTAAATTCTTTAGTTGAATATACGACACTGCCTATTGATACTCAGGAAAATATTATTCCCTTAGCCAGTGACGATATTTTTAAATGTCCATTTTGTTATATATCTGGTCATAAACTGGTGCAATTCACCGAAAAAGAAAAGGAAAATTTCAAGAAGTATGTAGAAAATGGAGGTTTTGTATTTGCAGATGATTGTAATCATGATATTGACGGCCTCTTTGCAAAATCATTTGAACGACAGATGGATGAAATTTTTGGAACAGAAGCCTTGAAAAAGATTTCAAATAACCACGAGATTTATTCTGCTTTTTTTGAATTTGAAGATGGACCTCCTACTACGAGCCAGGAGCTGAATGGCTGGGGAGATGACTTGGTACACGATTATCTAAAAGCCATCATAATAAAGGACAGAATTGGAGTACTTTATAGTAATAAGGATTATGGATGCGAGTGGGATTATGATTTTAGAAATAAGCGGTGGTATAAAATAGATAACACAAAGTTTGGCGTAAACATCGTGATGTATGCACTTACATCATAA